In Aspergillus nidulans FGSC A4 chromosome II, a single window of DNA contains:
- a CDS encoding flavin reductase family protein (transcript_id=CADANIAT00003940), producing the protein MPEEQLEAPSHEAAIQRNPHADFGAVERARPPFDHRSQMTFTKTPNPDWKAGSGASNEEWKEHEYVTIDPYEEGRGPWLNYKLLVSATVPRPIALASTVSADGKTANLAPFSFCQCAAVDPPMYSISFTSRTANDTLTNLLATKEMCISMTTESIVEAANFASVNSPRHISEWPLSGLTPKASDLVKPAHVAESPYSVESRRIPPCEHPPW; encoded by the exons ATGCCAGAAGAACAGCTCGAGGCGCCGAGTCACGAAGCCGCCATCCAGCGCAACCCCCACGCCGACTTCGGGGCGGTCGAGAGGGCACGCCCTCCCTTCGACCATAGATCCCAGATGACCTTCACCAAGACACCAAATCCGGACTGGAAGGCCGGTAGTGGTGCATCGAACGAGGAATGGAAGGAGCACGAGTATGTGACGATTGACCCCTACGAAGAGGGCCGCGGACCATGGCTCAACTACAAGCTCTTGGTTTCGGCTACAGTGCCGCGCCCGATCGCCTTGGCCAGTACCGTGTCGGCTGATGGCAAGACGGCGAATTTGGCGCCGTTTTCATTCTGCCAGTGCGCAGCTGTCGAT CCTCCCATGtactccatctccttcaccaGCAGAACGGCCAACGATACCCTAACCAACCTGCTGGCGACCAAGGAGATGTGCATTTCCATGACGACCGAGTCCATTGTAGAAGCCGCCAACTTTGCTTCCGTCAATTCGCCGCGGCATATCTCGGAATGGCCGCTGTCAGGGCTGACCCCAAAGGCCAGCGACCTGGTCAAGCCTGCCCATGTCGCGGAATCCCCGTACTCGGTAGAGT CAAGACGGATCCCTCCGTGCGAACATCCACCATGGTGA
- a CDS encoding Zn(II)2Cys6 transcription factor domain-containing protein (transcript_id=CADANIAT00003941): MPGRRPHTKSRAGCQRCKEKHVKCDEVRPTCGACARYGVPCVPKPLATVRRGEQRGNLSSASPALPALPATPASPASLLLVPSRARAALSLWEFELVHHWILHVAESFQVSPGFHRAWCDRGIRVATQYDFFLHMILMLSALHLALTKSPFFTEAHRTFILEGCSDATTSFRKEAENINDSNSHAVQAFPFLMSIYALALPQFDREEKGGEAVLDEMIHILIVIKGNSLVRPTTTPWPRARVSPRWMEEKDYLDQTDEDNRDKDLRNALGTLQPWVESSSDDPRVRSINSETIQLFRETLKIHLKRSLRPLSWPNAVQNDYIDLLRHRNPMALVVLAHYAVILGQCSDQWWCSSWGERLLSVIAAMLPEEYQGAIAYPLQMLT; encoded by the coding sequence ATGCCTGGCCGACGCCCCCATACTAAATCACGGGCCGGGTGCCAGCGATGCAAGGAGAAGCACGTCAAGTGTGATGAGGTCCGCCCTACGTGCGGTGCGTGCGCCAGATATGGGGTACCGTGTGTGCCGAAGCCCCTGGCCACCGTCCGCCGAGGGGAGCAGAGAGGAAACCTGTCATCGGCTTCACCAGCTCTACCAGCTCTGCCAGCCACACCGGCTTCACCGGCGTCGTTGCTCCTCGTTCCGTCCCGGGCACGGGCCGCGCTCAGTCTTTGGGAGTTCGAACTGGTCCATCATTGGATCCTTCACGTCGCCGAGTCCTTCCAGGTTAGCCCCGGCTTCCACCGTGCATGGTGCGACCGTGGCATTAGAGTTGCAACCCAGTATGACTTCTTCTTGCATATGATCCTCATGCTCTCGGCTCTGCATCTCGCTCTGACTAAGTCGCCTTTCTTCACGGAAGCCCATCGCACCTTTATTCTGGAGGGATGCTCTGATGCGACCACGAGTTTCCGCAAGGAGGCAGAAAATATCAACGACTCCAACTCCCACGCAGTCCAGgccttccccttcctcatGTCCATCTATGCCCTTGCTCTCCCGCAGTTCGATCGCGAAGAAAAAGGCGGAGAGGCGGTCCTGGATGAGATGATCCACATCCTCATTGTCATCAAGGGCAACTCACTTGTCAGGCCTACAACGACCCCATGGCCACGGGCGCGGGTGAGCCCGCGCTggatggaagaaaaggacTATCTCGACCAGACCGATGAGGATAACCGTGACAAGGATCTTAGGAACGCTCTCGGGACCCTGCAGCCGTGGGTAGAATCGTCTAGTGACGACCCTCGGGTCCGAAGCATCAATTCCGAAACCATCCAGCTATTTAGGGAGACCCTGAAGATCCATCTGAAGCGGAGTTTACGGCCGCTTTCATGGCCCAACGCTGTTCAGAACGACTATATCGATCTGCTGAGGCATCGGAATCCAATGGCGCTCGTGGTCTTGGCTCATTATGCCGTGATCCTGGGCCAGTGCAGCGACCAGTGGTGGTGCTCGAGCTGGGGAGAGCGACTGCTCTCTGTGATTGCGGCGATGCTGCCTGAAGAGTACCAGGGGGCAATCGCTTATCCGCTGCAGATGTTGACCTGA
- a CDS encoding uncharacterized protein (transcript_id=CADANIAT00003942), translated as MKLIFVLETLLFSLAVASCPYGHDNHKWQRPRPEDSRSPCPGLNAMANHGYLPRNGKNIDLAVARAAISGAFNYEPTTIDFMFQAAIDFNLSTTGNRSTIHLADLRKHDTIEFDGSLSRSDLYFGDNLHFNPSIWATVAEHLNLYDTGPCGNETYVTTRQGRCRRAGLGHSLVRIFLRANGLR; from the exons ATGAAACTGATATTTGTTCTCGaaaccctcctcttcagcctcgctGTTGCCTCTTGTCCATACGGCCATGACAACCACAAATGGCAAAGACCACGGCCAGAAGACA GCCGCTCTCCATGCCCGGGCCTTAACGCAATGGCCAACCACGGATACCTCCCACGCAATGGCAAGAACATTGACTTGGCCGTAGCGCGCGCCGCCATCTCAGGAGCCTTCAATTACGAGCCCACCACGATAGACTTCATGTTCCAAGCCGCGATCGACTTCAATCTCTCGACAACGGGTAATAGAAGCACCATCCACCTCGCAGACCTGCGCAAGCACGACACCATCGAATTTGACGGGTCCCTCAGCCGCAGCGACCTCTACTTTGGCGACAACCTGCACTTTAACCCGTCGATCTGGGCCACCGTCGCTGAGCACTTGAACCTGTATGACACCGGCCCATGCGGGAACGAAACATATGTGACGACGAGGCAGGGGCGGTGCCGAAGAGCTGGGTTAGGGCATTCTTTGGTGCGTATATTCCTTCGAGCCAATGGGCTCAGATGA
- a CDS encoding LOG family protein (transcript_id=CADANIAT00003943), with protein sequence MASSKQAVVCVFCGATSGKDAAHLEAARALAYEFHKNNVQLVYGGGTTGLMGEVAKTLVALSGPKSVHGVIPRALVQVSGKREGAEVNGGAKAAERVLAAGTHIDEKDCIPESEYGVTTIVPDMHTRKRLMATKVMEGGPGSGFVSLAGGFGTIEELMEMTTWNQLGIHHVGVVLLNVNGYWDGVVAWLHHAVSQGFISAENGRILAETSNPTEVLPMLMRYQGSSDRMLLNWGDE encoded by the exons ATGGCCTCGTCAAAACAAGCTGTTGTCTGTGTCTT CTGCGGGGCAACATCTGGCAAAGATGCTGCCCACCTCGAAGCCGCGCGAGCGCTGGCGTATGAATTTCACAAGAACAATGTCCAGCTTGTCTACGGTGGTGGAACGACAGGACTCATGGGCGAGGTCGCAAAGACACTTGTGGCCCTCTCAGGGCCAAAATCTGTTCACGGGGTGATTCCCCGTGCGCTCGTGCAGGTGTCAGGGAAGCGTGAGGGGGCGGAAGTGAACGGGGGCGCCAAAGCTGCTGAGCGTGTCCTCGCTGCGGGAACTCACATTGACGAGAAGGATTGTATTCCCGAGAGCGAGTACGGGGTCACGACGATCGTGCCCGATATGCATACGCGTAAGAGGCTCATGGCGACAAAGGTCATGGAGGGGGGACCCGGGTCGGGATTTGTTTCACTCGCGGGTGGGTTTGGTACTATCGAAGAGCTGATGGAGATGACGACGTGGAATCAGTTGGGGATCCATCATGTGGGTGTGGTCTTGTTGAATGTGAATGGGTATTGGGACGGCGTGGTGGCTTGGTTGCACCATGCGGTCAGCCAGGGATTCATCAGTGCTGAGAATGGGAGGATCCTGGCCGAGACGAGCAATCCCACAGAGGTCTTGCCCATGTTGATGCGGTACCAGGGCAGCTCGGATCGGATGCTGCTGAACTGGGGGGATGAGTGA
- a CDS encoding uncharacterized protein (transcript_id=CADANIAT00003944) codes for MSGTVVITGANGSLALGFVESFLALYSQHTLIATVRNPSPERDPNTAKLVHLISRYPSAHVLVEGLDLGSLAAVRSFADSLAARISTKELPPILAIVCNAFTWSLESGQKFTADGFEATFQVGHLAHYLLVLKLIESMDPRAGRVVMLGSTTHYPDKPNPLSSLRPGIPQDIEELVKPRPDPPHLVHDRGFQRYGTAKLANVIFMEDLNQRLRQIPKLSTITATAMDPGGLVESRAQSGQKASVQRLFAAIKLLMPILKHITTTFRTNKDAGRDLLALSLDPAFQGKRGYYVGQKEEAAASVTGDAAVQRRLWEACWQWAGLAPEETVLCR; via the exons TTATACTCCCAACATACGCTGATCGCCACCGTACGGAATCCGTCTCCAGAAAGAGACCCCAATACCGCCAAGCTGGTGCATCTCATATCTAGGTACCCCTCCGCACATGTCCTCGTCGAAGGCCTAGACCTAGGCAGTCTAGCGGCCGTGAGATCATTCGCCGACAGCCTCGCCGCCAGGATATCCACCAAGGAGCTGCCGCCCATCTTGGCGATCGTCTGTAATGCGTTCACCTGGTCGCTCGAGTCGGGGCAGAAGTTCACGGCGGATGGATTTGAAGCGACATTTCAGGTCGGCCATCTGGCTCATTACCTGCTCGTGCTGAAGTTAATCGAGAGCATGGATCCCCGCGCAGGGCGGGTTGTCATGCTGGGTTCAACCACCCACTACCCAGACAAACCGAACCCTCTATCTTCATTGCGGCCGGGCATTCCACaggatattgaagagctaGTTAAACCGCGGCCGGATCCGCCGCATCTTGTGCATGACCGGGGTTTCCAGCGATACGGAACGGCTAAGCTGGCAAACGTGATCTTCATGGAAGATCTCAACCAGAGACTGCGACAG ATCCCAAAGCTATCGACAATCACAGCAACGGCCATGGATCCTGGTGGCCTCGTCGAGTCACGAGCCCAATCGGGACAAAAAGCATCTGTCCAGCGTCTCTTCGCAGCAATAAAGCTCCTCATGCCTATCCTGAAGCATATCACTACAACTTTCCGCACTAACAAAGACGCCGGTCGAGACCTTTTGGCTCTGAGCCTTGATCCAGCTTTCCAGGGAAAGCGCGGATATTATGTTggccagaaagaagaagctgcggcATCGGTGACCGGAGACGCTGCGGTGCAAAGGCGCCTCTGGGAGGCGTGCTGGCAGTGGGCCGGGCTTGCTCCTGAGGAAACTGTGCTCTGTCGCTAG